Proteins co-encoded in one Siniperca chuatsi isolate FFG_IHB_CAS linkage group LG11, ASM2008510v1, whole genome shotgun sequence genomic window:
- the LOC122884105 gene encoding oocyte zinc finger protein XlCOF6-like isoform X1: MSAVEQLVSAILQEFVLTAGTEICQRLKMKPDENSELLAVMKTLCENLLQDLRRLLEENQELKARQQRDNAAVEPQQDSATPAAEGDAQVEANHQSDASTGETGQSEQTPVAGGGRSDRSAHLRLRSRERPFTCPTCGKAFSARGSVRVHQLTVHNQQRPHRCSHCGKVFGTRSHLRAHQAHRLTCSACGEALAARCCLREHRLTCRRTDEKFRCAECGKEFSKHSYLSAHQRVHLKDKPFKCPTCEKGFTARRSVHVHQLTVHRGLRPFTCGVCRKTFSQQSGLRAHLRTHTGERPHTCEQCGNSFSSSSSLSVHRRVHTGERAFSCDTCGKSFSVSANLRRHRLVHSGRRAFSCDVCGRSFTQAGHLKVHRTVHSGEWAFICNACGKGFRQRSALLAHERGHAGVKPYGCGECGKHFSSSTSLKRHQLAHGGQKAHTCEECGKSFTSGHILKTHLQLHAGNKPFSCDVCGRGYSSLSYLKTHRRSHSEGKPFGCARCRKTFSTQASAKLHERTHSGEKPYVCEVCGKSFSVSQNLVRHKLVHSGEKPFACGVCGKRFSQNGNLKTHQLIHTGQKPFGCSACGRSFASTRSLREHKCVSA, translated from the exons ATGTCCGCTGTGGAGCAGCTCGTGTCGGCCATCTTGCAGGAGTTCGTGTTGACGGCGGGAACTGAAATCTGCCAGAGACTCAAAATGAAACCCGATGAAAACTCAGAG ctgctggctgtgatGAAGACTCTGTGTGAGAATCTGCTGCAGGATCTGAGgaggctgctggaggagaaccaGGAGCTGAAAGCCCGGCAGCAGCGGGACA acgCTGCGGTCGAGCCTCAGCAGGACTCCGCCACCCCCGCCGCTGAAGGAGACGCTCAGGTGGAGGCCAACCACCAATCAGACGCTTCTACGGGTGAAACCGGCCAATCGGAGCAGACTCCTGTGGCGGGCGGCGGACGGTCCGACCGGAGCGCTCACCTGCGGCTCCGCAGCAGAGAGCGGCCCTTCACCTGTCCCACCTGCGGGAAAGCCTTCTCCGCCCGGGGCAGCGTCAGAGTCCACCAGCTCACCGTGCACAACCAGCAGCGGCCCCACAGGTGTTCTCACTGCGGCAAGGTGTTCGGCACCCGCAGCCACCTCAGGGCGCACCAGGCTCACCGGCTCACCTGCTCGGCCTGCGGCGAGGCGCTGGCGGCGAGGTGCTGCCTCCGAGAGCACAGACTGACCTGCCGGAGGACGGACGAGAAGTTCAGGTGTGCAGAGTGCGGGAAGGAGTTCTCCAAACACAGCTACCTGTCTGCGCACCAGAGAGTCCACCTGAAGGACAAACCGTTTAAATGTCCCACATGCGAGAAAGGATTCACCGCACGCCGCAGCGTCCACGTCCACCAGCTGACCGTCCACAGAGGACTGAGGCCGTTCACCTGCGGCGTCTGCAGGAAGACGTTCAGCCAACAGAGCGGCCTCAGAGCTCACCTGAGGACGCACACGGGTGAGCGGCCGCACACCTGCGAGCAGTGCGGGAACAgtttctccagcagcagcagcctgtcgGTCCACCGCCGCGTCCACACCGGCGAGAGGGCCTTCAGCTGCGACACCTGCGGGAAGAGCTTCAGCGTGTCGGCCAACCTGCGCCGCCACCGGCTCGTCCACTCGGGCCGCCGGGCGTTCAGCTGCGACGTGTGCGGCCGCAGCTTCACGCAGGCCGGACACCTGAAGGTGCACCGCACCGTGCACAGCGGCGAGTGGGCGTTCATCTGCAACGCCTGCGGGAAGGGCTTCAGACAGCGCAGCGCGCTGCTGGCGCACGAGCGCGGCCACGCCGGCGTCAAACCGTACGGCTGCGGCGAGTGCGGGAAGCACTTCTCCTCGTCCACGTCGCTGAAACGCCACCAGCTGGCTCACGGCGGGCAGAAAGCGCACACCTGCGAAGAGTGCGGCAAGAGCTTCACCAGCGGCCACATCCTGAAGACGCACCTGCAGCTGCACGCCGGCAACAAGCCGTTCTCCTGCGACGTGTGCGGGCGCGGCTACAGCTCGCTGAGCTACCTGAAGACGCACCGCCGCAGCCACTCGGAGGGGAAGCCGTTCGGCTGCGCTCGGTGTCGGAAAACCTTCTCCACGCAGGCGAGCGCCAAGCTGCACGAGCGCACGCACAGCGGCGAGAAACCGTACGTGTGCGAGGTCTGCGGGAAGAGCTTCAGCGTGTCGCAAAACCTCGTCAGACACAAACTCGTCCACAGCGGCGAGAAGCCGTTCGCGTGCGGCGTCTGCGGGAAGAGATTCAGCCAGAACGGCAACCTGAAGACTCACCAGCTGATTCACACGGGACAGAAGCCGTTCGGCTGCTCCGCCTGCGGCCGGAGCTTCGCCTCCACCCGCAGCCTCCGAGAGCACAAGTGCGTCTCCGCCTGA
- the LOC122884105 gene encoding oocyte zinc finger protein XlCOF6-like isoform X2, with translation MKTQRLGTRRLRLLVPSERNIHRFTRSGLKLKLLAVMKTLCENLLQDLRRLLEENQELKARQQRDNAAVEPQQDSATPAAEGDAQVEANHQSDASTGETGQSEQTPVAGGGRSDRSAHLRLRSRERPFTCPTCGKAFSARGSVRVHQLTVHNQQRPHRCSHCGKVFGTRSHLRAHQAHRLTCSACGEALAARCCLREHRLTCRRTDEKFRCAECGKEFSKHSYLSAHQRVHLKDKPFKCPTCEKGFTARRSVHVHQLTVHRGLRPFTCGVCRKTFSQQSGLRAHLRTHTGERPHTCEQCGNSFSSSSSLSVHRRVHTGERAFSCDTCGKSFSVSANLRRHRLVHSGRRAFSCDVCGRSFTQAGHLKVHRTVHSGEWAFICNACGKGFRQRSALLAHERGHAGVKPYGCGECGKHFSSSTSLKRHQLAHGGQKAHTCEECGKSFTSGHILKTHLQLHAGNKPFSCDVCGRGYSSLSYLKTHRRSHSEGKPFGCARCRKTFSTQASAKLHERTHSGEKPYVCEVCGKSFSVSQNLVRHKLVHSGEKPFACGVCGKRFSQNGNLKTHQLIHTGQKPFGCSACGRSFASTRSLREHKCVSA, from the exons ATGAAAACTCAGAG ACTTGGCACACGGAGACTCCGGCTTCTGGTTCCGTCGGAGAGAAATATTCATCGTTTCACACGTTCAGGTTTAAAGCTGAAG ctgctggctgtgatGAAGACTCTGTGTGAGAATCTGCTGCAGGATCTGAGgaggctgctggaggagaaccaGGAGCTGAAAGCCCGGCAGCAGCGGGACA acgCTGCGGTCGAGCCTCAGCAGGACTCCGCCACCCCCGCCGCTGAAGGAGACGCTCAGGTGGAGGCCAACCACCAATCAGACGCTTCTACGGGTGAAACCGGCCAATCGGAGCAGACTCCTGTGGCGGGCGGCGGACGGTCCGACCGGAGCGCTCACCTGCGGCTCCGCAGCAGAGAGCGGCCCTTCACCTGTCCCACCTGCGGGAAAGCCTTCTCCGCCCGGGGCAGCGTCAGAGTCCACCAGCTCACCGTGCACAACCAGCAGCGGCCCCACAGGTGTTCTCACTGCGGCAAGGTGTTCGGCACCCGCAGCCACCTCAGGGCGCACCAGGCTCACCGGCTCACCTGCTCGGCCTGCGGCGAGGCGCTGGCGGCGAGGTGCTGCCTCCGAGAGCACAGACTGACCTGCCGGAGGACGGACGAGAAGTTCAGGTGTGCAGAGTGCGGGAAGGAGTTCTCCAAACACAGCTACCTGTCTGCGCACCAGAGAGTCCACCTGAAGGACAAACCGTTTAAATGTCCCACATGCGAGAAAGGATTCACCGCACGCCGCAGCGTCCACGTCCACCAGCTGACCGTCCACAGAGGACTGAGGCCGTTCACCTGCGGCGTCTGCAGGAAGACGTTCAGCCAACAGAGCGGCCTCAGAGCTCACCTGAGGACGCACACGGGTGAGCGGCCGCACACCTGCGAGCAGTGCGGGAACAgtttctccagcagcagcagcctgtcgGTCCACCGCCGCGTCCACACCGGCGAGAGGGCCTTCAGCTGCGACACCTGCGGGAAGAGCTTCAGCGTGTCGGCCAACCTGCGCCGCCACCGGCTCGTCCACTCGGGCCGCCGGGCGTTCAGCTGCGACGTGTGCGGCCGCAGCTTCACGCAGGCCGGACACCTGAAGGTGCACCGCACCGTGCACAGCGGCGAGTGGGCGTTCATCTGCAACGCCTGCGGGAAGGGCTTCAGACAGCGCAGCGCGCTGCTGGCGCACGAGCGCGGCCACGCCGGCGTCAAACCGTACGGCTGCGGCGAGTGCGGGAAGCACTTCTCCTCGTCCACGTCGCTGAAACGCCACCAGCTGGCTCACGGCGGGCAGAAAGCGCACACCTGCGAAGAGTGCGGCAAGAGCTTCACCAGCGGCCACATCCTGAAGACGCACCTGCAGCTGCACGCCGGCAACAAGCCGTTCTCCTGCGACGTGTGCGGGCGCGGCTACAGCTCGCTGAGCTACCTGAAGACGCACCGCCGCAGCCACTCGGAGGGGAAGCCGTTCGGCTGCGCTCGGTGTCGGAAAACCTTCTCCACGCAGGCGAGCGCCAAGCTGCACGAGCGCACGCACAGCGGCGAGAAACCGTACGTGTGCGAGGTCTGCGGGAAGAGCTTCAGCGTGTCGCAAAACCTCGTCAGACACAAACTCGTCCACAGCGGCGAGAAGCCGTTCGCGTGCGGCGTCTGCGGGAAGAGATTCAGCCAGAACGGCAACCTGAAGACTCACCAGCTGATTCACACGGGACAGAAGCCGTTCGGCTGCTCCGCCTGCGGCCGGAGCTTCGCCTCCACCCGCAGCCTCCGAGAGCACAAGTGCGTCTCCGCCTGA
- the LOC122884106 gene encoding adipocyte plasma membrane-associated protein isoform X1, whose protein sequence is MNESEGLRFRRVHRPQVITDELPEHRYKGSGTYSGKVFQVTLLTLGGFLLLPLLVIIFILESPIHPEAFSLKEPPVMKGCWEPNLKLREAERLFEDQISGPESIANIGDVLFAGTADGKILKLIGRRIHTVTRLGKLPCGSKEEESSCGRPLGIRVGPNGTLFVADAYLGLFEVDPATGDATRLVSGGQVVAGRKLSFINDLAVTRDGKKVYFTDSSSRWQRRDYMHLIMEATADGRYVRTRFTRKPPLGASAFRKLVLEYDTESRELTVVMENLRFPNGIQLLPDEESVLVAETTMARIRRVHVAGLNKGGMDTFVDNLPGFPDNIRPSSTGGYWVAMSAVRPNPGFSMLDFLSQRPWIKKLIFKLFSQEVLMKFVPRYSLVAELHDGGICTRSFHDPNGLVVAYVSEVHEYDGSLYLGSFRSPYIAKLDLRKV, encoded by the exons ATGAATGAGTCTGAGGGGCTCCGGTTCCGGCGGGTGCACCGACCGCAGGTCATCACCGACGAGCTGCCGGAGCACCGTTACAAGGGATCCGG CACCTACAGCGGGAAGGTTTTCCAGGTGACTCTGCTCACTCTGGGCGGCTTTCTGCTGCTTCCTCTCCTGgtcatcatcttcatcctgGAGTCTCCCATCCACCCTGAAGCGTTCAG TCTGAAGGAGCCTCCGGTGATGAAGGGCTGCTGGGAGCCGAACCTGAAGCTCCGAGAGGCCGAGAGACTGTTTGAAGACCAGATCAGCGGACCAGAGTCCATCGCCAACATCGGAG ATGTTTTGTTCGCTGGAACAGCTGACGGGAAGATCTTGAAGCTGATTGGCCGAAGAATTCACACGGTGACGAGACTCGGAAAGCTGCCGTGTG GTTCCAAAGAGGAGGAGTCCAGCTGCGGGAGGCCGTTGGGGATCCGAGTCGGACCCAACGGGACTCTGTTTGTTGCCGACGCTTACCTGGGTCTGTTCGAGGTGGACCCCGCCACAG GTGATGCGACCAGGTTGGTGTCGGGGGGGCAGGTGGTCGCCGGCAGGAAGCTGTCGTTCATCAACGACCTGGCGGTGACTCGCGACGGGAAGAAGGTGTACTTCACCGACTCCAGCAGCAGGTGGCAGCGCAGAGACTACATGCACCTCATCATGGAGGCCACCGCCGACGGGCGGTACGTTAGAACACGGTTCACCAGGAAGCCTCCGCTGGGGGCCAGCGCCTTCAGAAAACT AGTGTTGGAGTacgacacagagagcagagagctgACGGTGGTGATGGAGAACCTTCGATTTCCAAACGGCATCCAGCTGCTTCCCGACGAGGAGTCGGTGCTGGTGGCGGAGACCACCATGGCCCGGATACGCAG AGTCCATGTTGCCGGGCTAAACAAAGGCGGGATGGACACGTTTGTGGACAACCTGCCCGGTTTCCCCGACAACATCCGTCCCAGCTCGACCGGAGGTTACTGGGTGGCCATGTCTGCGGTGCGGCCGAACCCCGGCTTTTCCATGCTGGACTTCCTGTCCCAGAGACCCTGGATCAAGAAACTCATCTTCAAG CTCTTCAGTCAGGAGGTGCTGATGAAGTTCGTCCCTCGGTACAGCCTGGTGGCGGAGCTCCACGACGGCGGCATCTGCACTCGGAGCTTCCACGACCCCAACGGCCTGGTGGTGGCCTACGTCAGTGAGGTCCACGAGTACGATGGGAGTCTGTACCTGGGCTCCTTCCGCTCGCCGTACATCGCCAAACTCGACCTGCGCAAGGTCTAA
- the LOC122884106 gene encoding adipocyte plasma membrane-associated protein isoform X2: MNESEGLRFRRVHRPQVITDELPEHRYKGSGTYSGKVFQVTLLTLGGFLLLPLLVIIFILESPIHPEAFSLKEPPVMKGCWEPNLKLREAERLFEDQISGPESIANIGDVLFAGTADGKILKLIGRRIHTVTRLGKLPCGSKEEESSCGRPLGIRVGPNGTLFVADAYLGLFEVDPATGDATRLVSGGQVVAGRKLSFINDLAVTRDGKKVYFTDSSSRWQRRDYMHLIMEATADGRVLEYDTESRELTVVMENLRFPNGIQLLPDEESVLVAETTMARIRRVHVAGLNKGGMDTFVDNLPGFPDNIRPSSTGGYWVAMSAVRPNPGFSMLDFLSQRPWIKKLIFKLFSQEVLMKFVPRYSLVAELHDGGICTRSFHDPNGLVVAYVSEVHEYDGSLYLGSFRSPYIAKLDLRKV, from the exons ATGAATGAGTCTGAGGGGCTCCGGTTCCGGCGGGTGCACCGACCGCAGGTCATCACCGACGAGCTGCCGGAGCACCGTTACAAGGGATCCGG CACCTACAGCGGGAAGGTTTTCCAGGTGACTCTGCTCACTCTGGGCGGCTTTCTGCTGCTTCCTCTCCTGgtcatcatcttcatcctgGAGTCTCCCATCCACCCTGAAGCGTTCAG TCTGAAGGAGCCTCCGGTGATGAAGGGCTGCTGGGAGCCGAACCTGAAGCTCCGAGAGGCCGAGAGACTGTTTGAAGACCAGATCAGCGGACCAGAGTCCATCGCCAACATCGGAG ATGTTTTGTTCGCTGGAACAGCTGACGGGAAGATCTTGAAGCTGATTGGCCGAAGAATTCACACGGTGACGAGACTCGGAAAGCTGCCGTGTG GTTCCAAAGAGGAGGAGTCCAGCTGCGGGAGGCCGTTGGGGATCCGAGTCGGACCCAACGGGACTCTGTTTGTTGCCGACGCTTACCTGGGTCTGTTCGAGGTGGACCCCGCCACAG GTGATGCGACCAGGTTGGTGTCGGGGGGGCAGGTGGTCGCCGGCAGGAAGCTGTCGTTCATCAACGACCTGGCGGTGACTCGCGACGGGAAGAAGGTGTACTTCACCGACTCCAGCAGCAGGTGGCAGCGCAGAGACTACATGCACCTCATCATGGAGGCCACCGCCGACGGGCG AGTGTTGGAGTacgacacagagagcagagagctgACGGTGGTGATGGAGAACCTTCGATTTCCAAACGGCATCCAGCTGCTTCCCGACGAGGAGTCGGTGCTGGTGGCGGAGACCACCATGGCCCGGATACGCAG AGTCCATGTTGCCGGGCTAAACAAAGGCGGGATGGACACGTTTGTGGACAACCTGCCCGGTTTCCCCGACAACATCCGTCCCAGCTCGACCGGAGGTTACTGGGTGGCCATGTCTGCGGTGCGGCCGAACCCCGGCTTTTCCATGCTGGACTTCCTGTCCCAGAGACCCTGGATCAAGAAACTCATCTTCAAG CTCTTCAGTCAGGAGGTGCTGATGAAGTTCGTCCCTCGGTACAGCCTGGTGGCGGAGCTCCACGACGGCGGCATCTGCACTCGGAGCTTCCACGACCCCAACGGCCTGGTGGTGGCCTACGTCAGTGAGGTCCACGAGTACGATGGGAGTCTGTACCTGGGCTCCTTCCGCTCGCCGTACATCGCCAAACTCGACCTGCGCAAGGTCTAA
- the LOC122884108 gene encoding cystatin-F, with translation MMGLKKLLLVSLLAVLEARVAAGSHHGRSMPGSPYNISRNDRGLQQVVLAATYSFNNQSNDAFLFKPAAVHKAQRQVVKGVRYIVDLEISRTVCRKRDNNTLSDCDFQPEGHLHQTFQCHFEVWMIPWKNETKTLVFLCKP, from the exons ATGATGGGACTGAAGAAGCTGCTGCTCGTCTCTCTGCTCGCTGTTCTGG AGGCGAGGGTGGCGGCGGGCAGCCATCATGGCCGCTCCATGCCTGGATCTCCGTACAACATCAGCAGGAACGACCGCGGCCTCCAGCAGGTCGTCCTCGCCGCCACCTACTCCTTCAACAACCAATCAAACGACGCCTTCCTCTTCAAACCCGCCGCCGTCCACAAAGCACAGCGGCAG gtggtTAAGGGGGTTCGGTACATCGTAGATTTGGAGATTTCTAGAACCGTCTGCCGTAAACGAGACAACAACACTCTGTCCGACTGTGACTTTCAGCCTGAAGGTCATCTGCACCAG acGTTTCAGTGTCACTTTGAGGTTTGGATGATTCCCTGGAAGAATGAGACCAAGACTCTGGTCTTCCTCTGTAAACCCTGA